The following is a genomic window from Ancylomarina subtilis.
GGAACCAAGCTCTGTGACCAGATTGGACTAAGAGCTTAATGCGGGCTGGTAGTTCTTTTCCAGTGCTTCTTTTATGTCACTAGTTTTGTAGAGGGTTTTGCCTCCAAACTGAATGAAAGAAATTGTGGCTTCATCACGGTACTTTTGAAGCGTGCGTTTACAGATCTTGAG
Proteins encoded in this region:
- a CDS encoding helix-turn-helix domain-containing protein, with product MQQEKELVKVFLELADKIKSVETQLKQLSLNERNPLGDTYLDTDEVCTLLKICKRTLQKYRDEATISFIQFGGKTLYKTSDIKEALEKNYQPALSS